Within the Dunckerocampus dactyliophorus isolate RoL2022-P2 chromosome 10, RoL_Ddac_1.1, whole genome shotgun sequence genome, the region ATGGATGTTTTCTGTGAATGatctctaaccctaaccctgccCTTAATTCCATTCCTTACCTCGATCCCTTAACACAAAACCTACAGCTACCCCATTGTAAACGTAACCTCTAACCCAAGACCTAACTCTAACCTCGAATCCGTAAACTAACCTGCTGTATAACCCTAAATCCTAACCTAATCCATAAATCTTCCCTCTCTCCCACTAACCCTGCCCTGAACCTTACTACTATCTCAAACATCTAACCCCAAACTGAACCCTGTCTTTACCCCAGCCTGTGAAATTAACTCTAACCTTTAAACTTAGCCctgttatatatacagtgttccctcgctacatcacggttcacctttcacggattcactgttttgcgtttttttaaagtgcaattttgcatatatttttttttaacagtgtatgaacgcgCAGTGTTCtctgtccttgtggtgtattagagtgatctatcggtgctctctTTTAtgcgtctgttattgtatttcggGAAAGGTGACACCAAAGAATGTAGCCAGGCTCTGATGGGGTATCTTCAGGGCAGAGTTATAGTTCATACATAAGGTGTAGGACAGCTTAGGAATAGGCATACATGAattgttttttcctctttctttATAAATACATACCTTGATAtgaacatgcatatgtacagtatgtattagtTGTAATAGGtatacatacaaataatgcGGTATGCCGTATGGGGGGGAAAGCTAGAAAAAATaggaaatgattaaaaaaatcttttttcatGAGGTTCAGAATTCTTTGCAGCACACCTTCAAATATAGCAACCTAGTTTGCAACCTAAGCACTGTACTCGCCCTAAGAATATATTCACTCCGGTACAGTAGGGGGCGGTATGCACCCAAAACATTGGTTGTGATCCGCCATAAACAAAAGGAAGAAGAATATGACGTAATAGTCAGTCACATTCACCTTTGGAAGTTAACAGTAAGTCAACTTTGttgtatttcttaaattcatAAGAGCAACAGGATAGTACACGGAGGCATATTAATCTTAAACTAAACGTCTTTCTATTACAGGGCTGAAAGACAGATACCAGGACttctaactagttagcctgctACGCTAAGCCATCGGCCAGCTCCGAGCTAGGCGGAGTTGACAATGCTATCTCGAATGCTACTGTCGCTGCTCAACAACCTTCACGTTGTTGAGAAGCTTGCTGAATCTCGCCCGATCCGCAGGGCAGCACAAATTACAGCCTACGCCATCACCAAGGCTCAGATAGCCGGTAGGGACGCATCGCAGCGAGTCCTGCGGTCCCAGACGCTGCGACAGGTCCGAGAAGAGGCTGGCAAGGTACCCGGGGACATGGAGGACGTCGGCAGGCGAATCAGGAAAGTCCGAGAGACATTTGTGAAGGAAGTGAAGATTGGCTGGAAAGATGGATCCCGCCAGATTAAGAAATAAGACCCTTTGAATCAATTTCACCAGACTGCCTGTTAAGCAATGTGCAGGAGGACAAAGGAGGGCATCAAAATGATAGAAACTGAATTAACTGTGGCTTCACTTCGGGGCAAGGATCACTGCAATAAGCAAGTAACTTCTTTGACACACAGCAGCGGTGATGAATCACAGCTAAATGCCAGGCAGGGAATCAA harbors:
- the ncbp2as2 gene encoding protein NCBP2AS2, which produces MLSRMLLSLLNNLHVVEKLAESRPIRRAAQITAYAITKAQIAGRDASQRVLRSQTLRQVREEAGKVPGDMEDVGRRIRKVRETFVKEVKIGWKDGSRQIKK